A single window of Streptomyces xanthii DNA harbors:
- a CDS encoding DUF1737 domain-containing protein, translating to MSTPPNGLPIYRVLTGPDDATFCQRVSEMLGLGYELHEGPAVTFNGTNVIIAQALIWPK from the coding sequence ATGAGCACACCACCCAACGGATTGCCCATCTACCGAGTCCTGACAGGCCCAGACGACGCCACGTTCTGCCAACGCGTGAGCGAGATGCTCGGCCTCGGCTACGAGCTACACGAAGGCCCCGCTGTCACCTTCAACGGCACCAACGTCATCATCGCCCAGGCGCTCATCTGGCCGAAATAG